The nucleotide sequence aaagtCCTTAATTTGATTAGATTATGTTTTGTATAAAGAGAGTCCAAAATTATGTAAAAGTTTATTTTCCTTCGTTTCTAGTTTGCGTTTTGTATAGTTCGTGTTGTTGATCCATAAAGATattacttataaatattgttagaTTTTAAGTCGTAAAAAATCTTTCACTTATTAATGAAATGGAacccaataatttattgataaTTGCCAGAAAATCTAATTGTGAATGTGTATAGCATAAAGAGATTTTATGAACTGTTGATGCTTGACAGGAAATATTTCCAATTTCGTCATGGCAGCTAAGAAGGTTTTTGCTAGGACAAGTGCTCCATTTTTCAAATCTTTCCATCACATGCATACTTCTTAAATCTTTCTATCCATATTTTGCACTCTCCGAAAAGATCTTCCCTAGTTTGCCTGTAATGTAGTTACAAAAATCTATCAAAAAATTTGCGTTTATGGTATGGACAATCCCAGGATACAAAGACGGAGTTTTAGTTTGATGTGAGTCTAAATGAGAGCAATTATCACGAGGAGTTTATCAATTCAGAAGTTATATCTTAATCCACACACATATGTCAATGTATAGCACAGATAAAACTAATCTTACTCTGCATATAAAACAACATTAAATGGACATAATGTGCAAACGTTTAGGGATGACACATGATAGCTCCAACGAAAGCGATCCCTAATAGTCTTAGCAACTGAATAACTCAAGCGGTCAACCCTAATTTAGCTATAATAATATCCAAGAAAACTCGATAATCGATGTGTAATCGttaatcaaaattttattGCCTTAAACGgatgttttaaaaaatgtacTAAGGCTTAGATAACTCTAACAAAAAAGTCCATAAGGTTTAATGACATGCTGCGAAATAtggaattttaaatgtaatttactAGATGCAAGTCGCTGAACttatatcaaaataaaaagaagaatattttataaacaCAGGcccgccttttttttttggactggCCCTAAAATAAAAGCGATACTAATTGGCGAAACTCGTTTGAAGACAATGCacataaatgtttaatttattaaggAAGCGTGACGCGAAGAACAGGTTTGCTTTCCAGGAAAGATTGCATAAGATCTTTTCGATTTGAACGCGTTATATAAGCCGGGTTCTGCAGCAGTGAAGGACAGAGAAGACATTGGAGTTAAAGTTACAGGATGTTTAAGCCACAATATCACTTGGCCGCAGGTGGGCAATTGAATATCATTTTCGATTGAAACAGAATTGAGTTTGACTTTTGTACTTTCCAGTGCTGCTGTGTTTCGTCTTCACCACAGCGCAGGTTGTGCCAAATGCAGAAATCGGTCGGATTACTATCCAAGTGCCGTTGCTGTCCAATGGAAAGCCCGTGATCCTGACCAACCAGGAACGGGAAGAGATCGCCACCGTGCAGGAGATCAAGCCGGGAAAGGTCCATGTTGTCCAGGAGGTAGTGGTGCCACCTACTGTGAAGTCTGATAATAAGGTGCGGGTGACAAGATCAGTTTCGGATTCTGGTATCCCTAACCATGGAATCCCAAATCCTGGCATCCCTAACCATGGAATACCGAATCGTGGAATTCCTAATGATGGAATCCCAAATCCTGGCATTCCTAATCATGGAATTCCAAATCCTGGAATCCCTAATCATGGAATTCCAAACCGTGGCATTCCTAATGATGGAATCCCGAATCCTGGCATTCCCAATCACGGTATTCCCAACCCTGGAATCCCTAATCATGGAATTCCAAACCGCGGCATTCCTAATGATGGAATCCCTAACCCTGGCATCCCCAACCATGGAATCCCCAATCCTGGCATACCCAATCCCGATGCTTCCGAACTTAAACCAGTTGTTGTAATGCCCAGCAGTCGTACCACCAGCGCACCCGCATCTACATCAATGCCCAAGCGAGTACCCACCAGAAATTGTTTCCATCTTCTGATGGGTGGCACGACCACTACGTCGCCAGTGGATATGATGACACCACCATCTATGGAAAACTGCGATGAGCTATGCACCAAGTTCGAGTACTCGCCCATTTGTGCCCACAATGGAATCTGCATCCATGAGTTTGCAAATCAGTGCGTAATGAACACCTTCAACTGCAAACACCGCGATTTGTCGTTCCGTGCAGTGGATGAGGAT is from Drosophila melanogaster chromosome 3L and encodes:
- the CG7924 gene encoding uncharacterized protein; translation: MFKPQYHLAAVLLCFVFTTAQVVPNAEIGRITIQVPLLSNGKPVILTNQEREEIATVQEIKPGKVHVVQEVVVPPTVKSDNKVRVTRSVSDSGIPNHGIPNPGIPNHGIPNRGIPNDGIPNPGIPNHGIPNPGIPNHGIPNRGIPNDGIPNPGIPNHGIPNPGIPNHGIPNRGIPNDGIPNPGIPNHGIPNPGIPNPDASELKPVVVMPSSRTTSAPASTSMPKRVPTRNCFHLLMGGTTTTSPVDMMTPPSMENCDELCTKFEYSPICAHNGICIHEFANQCVMNTFNCKHRDLSFRAVDEDVCRLGVCMRRCKEEELAL